The Streptomyces sp. NBC_00440 genome contains a region encoding:
- a CDS encoding aminotransferase class I/II-fold pyridoxal phosphate-dependent enzyme, whose protein sequence is MEVDALTDPDGRLNLTDGHARLALSPEQAAIVARIPEMFAITTRRAFPSIEEAAHTAFLGAIGQRTAPIGTGRILSCYSSTLATDIVARALPAGATVAVLHPTFDNIADLFQTRGLKLVPLHEEALLNQDWPGSPVSAVVITMPNNPTGLVTPEGHLRSLAEHAARHGQTVIVDASFRGQVRDAQYDTYAVLDAAGADWIIIEDTGKLWPMHELKIGMLAYSERTTLPIRRAFSESMLAASPVVLQLVEALAGDWADGGYERARALVERNRSAVREAIEAAGTELADPHSQISVARVALPEGGPDSSQLYQDLRARGAHVLPCAPFYWADPASGLRSIRMSLARPYEVVHTAAAALADAYSSRR, encoded by the coding sequence ATGGAAGTCGACGCTCTGACCGACCCCGATGGTCGCCTGAATCTGACGGACGGGCATGCGCGTCTGGCGTTGTCGCCGGAGCAGGCAGCCATCGTCGCCCGCATCCCGGAGATGTTCGCGATCACCACCCGTCGCGCTTTTCCGTCCATCGAGGAAGCGGCGCACACCGCCTTCCTCGGTGCGATCGGACAGCGCACGGCACCGATCGGGACCGGCCGCATCCTGAGCTGCTACTCCTCGACCCTCGCCACGGACATCGTGGCGCGGGCGCTGCCGGCGGGAGCGACGGTCGCCGTCCTGCATCCGACGTTCGACAACATCGCCGACCTCTTCCAGACCCGGGGTCTGAAACTGGTCCCGCTGCACGAAGAGGCGCTGCTCAACCAGGACTGGCCGGGGTCGCCCGTGAGCGCCGTCGTCATCACCATGCCGAACAATCCGACGGGTCTGGTCACCCCGGAGGGCCATCTGCGCTCGCTGGCCGAGCACGCCGCACGGCACGGCCAGACGGTGATCGTCGACGCCAGCTTCCGCGGCCAGGTGCGCGACGCGCAGTACGACACCTACGCCGTGCTCGATGCAGCAGGCGCGGACTGGATCATCATCGAGGACACCGGCAAGTTGTGGCCGATGCACGAGTTGAAGATCGGGATGCTCGCCTACAGCGAACGCACCACACTCCCGATCAGGCGCGCCTTCTCCGAGTCGATGCTGGCCGCGTCACCGGTGGTGCTGCAGCTGGTCGAGGCGCTGGCAGGAGACTGGGCCGACGGCGGCTACGAGCGCGCCCGCGCCCTCGTCGAGCGCAACCGCAGCGCGGTGCGCGAGGCGATCGAGGCCGCCGGCACCGAACTCGCCGATCCCCACTCCCAGATCAGTGTGGCGCGGGTCGCGCTGCCGGAGGGCGGCCCCGACTCCTCGCAGCTCTACCAGGACCTGAGGGCGCGCGGGGCACACGTGTTGCCCTGTGCCCCCTTCTACTGGGCCGATCCCGCGAGCGGCCTGCGCAGTATACG
- a CDS encoding MupA/Atu3671 family FMN-dependent luciferase-like monooxygenase, whose translation MDTSIFFFSAEAEAGGGADPYALVKAVAARIDDSAMCGLWTPERHFNVFGGLYPNPSVLGAALAVSTSRVAIRAGSVVLPLHDPVRVAEEWSVVDNLSAGRAEIAFSSGWHANDFVLAPQAYSGRVESLDDAMDRFTRLWHGDAEKRSDGNGDQISVTTYPRPHRADIPLWMSGQSETTFLHAARRGTGIVTNFTGRRFDDLERRIALYRSAFVPSRHTPSPRVGLMLHTYIHDDPRAVADALDSSYDAYVRRHLDLQLQNEAADISAADLDDMVATAKGRLRGGGGLVGDKAACAERIRRFGDIGVTEIACLVDFGIDPELVLESLDNLDDVASSVQ comes from the coding sequence GTGGACACCAGCATCTTCTTCTTCTCCGCGGAGGCGGAAGCGGGAGGGGGCGCGGATCCGTACGCGTTGGTGAAGGCGGTCGCCGCCCGCATCGACGACAGCGCGATGTGCGGGCTGTGGACGCCCGAACGGCACTTCAACGTCTTCGGCGGTCTGTACCCCAACCCCTCGGTGCTGGGTGCGGCCCTCGCCGTGTCGACGAGCAGGGTGGCGATCAGGGCCGGCAGCGTGGTGCTGCCCCTGCACGATCCCGTGCGGGTCGCCGAGGAGTGGTCGGTGGTCGACAACCTGTCGGCGGGACGTGCGGAGATCGCCTTCTCCAGTGGATGGCACGCCAACGACTTCGTGCTGGCGCCGCAGGCCTACTCCGGGCGAGTCGAATCCCTGGACGACGCCATGGACCGGTTCACGCGACTGTGGCACGGGGACGCCGAGAAGCGCAGCGACGGCAACGGCGACCAGATATCGGTCACGACGTATCCACGCCCGCACCGAGCCGACATTCCCTTGTGGATGTCGGGCCAGTCCGAGACGACGTTCCTGCACGCGGCGCGGCGCGGCACGGGGATCGTCACGAACTTCACCGGCAGACGCTTCGACGATCTCGAACGGAGAATCGCCCTCTACCGTTCCGCGTTCGTGCCGTCCCGTCACACACCGAGCCCACGGGTCGGTCTGATGCTGCACACGTACATCCATGACGATCCGCGTGCCGTCGCGGACGCACTTGACTCGTCCTACGACGCCTACGTCCGCCGCCACCTCGACCTGCAGCTGCAGAACGAGGCCGCCGACATCTCGGCAGCCGATCTGGACGACATGGTGGCCACGGCCAAGGGCCGGCTGCGGGGCGGCGGTGGTCTCGTCGGCGACAAGGCCGCCTGCGCGGAGCGCATCCGCCGCTTCGGTGACATCGGCGTCACCGAGATCGCCTGCCTGGTCGACTTCGGCATCGACCCGGAGCTGGTGCTGGAGAGCCTTGACAATCTTGACGATGTCGCGTCGTCAGTCCAGTGA
- a CDS encoding M20/M25/M40 family metallo-hydrolase: MTTQQQTPPPPATQDSPSPTTTWHRRAVSLTVAVVLLLLGAASVWSLRTPQPKPSSASRTEFSANRALARLHGIAAVPHPAGSAASADVRAYLVRELRSLGVRPTVQTRVGSRTPSGGYPTLARVSNVYARIPGSKPTGRVLLVAHYDSVPNGPGASDDGANVAAVLEIVRALGSMPRPRNDIDVLFTDAEEPGLLGARAFVQSKVAGDPHRVAVVNLEARGVSGPALMFQMKGGLTSAVADSHAVTTSFASALYSLLPNDTDLTVLAGDGMRGINLAFMGGVARYHTAHDDIAHVNAGSVQDMGDTALAAVRSVGAADLAEDEPDGTFFSLFGKVISYPGWLTLPLALVSLGALSLVLIRGRRHGLRPSRAGLAAGSLTAVLLAAVGVGFGGWWMLSTLQPAFTFGVGAVYHPGPYLLAASFLMVAVLLLWYRWARRRMSSVEASTGVLGWFVALALISAVLLPGGAYLFTWPALIGLGAVAATLHAGRHSPLHPLATAASALPATVLLTPVSVLVTTAVGLGLGAAPLLMVTLLAATALPLVEPSPSRRVCAALGAGLLVSATAAAAVAASMNGYTDSNPRPVSLAYAWESDTGTASWLSRGGREQPVVGRLLDDGPEQLDDRIPSLAGVPLHHGRALKAPDVPEPRIRRTAPDDIDRVTGRRTVHLRLTVPDDTYLVDVFANTATHMVRGATVDGVDIDAGRTSLTKPWGWGFRYAAPSDKGMDLTIRSAGSGPLRIRAVSLTSGLPDGVHAPRLPSNASWAGWPVLSGQTIAVRTFTF, encoded by the coding sequence ATGACGACCCAGCAGCAGACACCGCCGCCCCCGGCCACGCAGGACAGCCCCTCGCCCACCACCACGTGGCACCGGCGCGCGGTGTCCCTCACGGTCGCGGTCGTGCTGCTGCTTCTGGGCGCGGCGAGCGTCTGGTCCCTGCGGACTCCTCAGCCGAAGCCGTCCTCCGCATCCCGGACAGAGTTCTCCGCGAATCGGGCTCTCGCACGGCTCCATGGCATCGCCGCGGTGCCGCACCCCGCCGGCTCAGCGGCCTCGGCCGACGTACGCGCCTACCTCGTCCGTGAGCTGCGCAGCCTCGGCGTCCGGCCCACCGTGCAGACGCGGGTCGGATCCCGCACACCGTCGGGCGGCTACCCGACACTCGCCCGGGTGAGCAACGTCTACGCCCGCATACCGGGTTCGAAGCCGACCGGCCGGGTCCTTCTGGTCGCCCACTACGACTCGGTGCCCAACGGCCCCGGAGCCAGTGACGACGGCGCCAATGTCGCCGCCGTCCTGGAGATCGTCCGTGCGCTCGGCTCCATGCCGCGGCCGCGCAACGACATCGACGTGCTGTTCACCGACGCCGAGGAGCCCGGTCTGCTCGGCGCCCGGGCGTTCGTCCAGTCGAAAGTCGCCGGCGACCCCCACCGCGTCGCCGTCGTGAACCTGGAAGCCCGCGGGGTGTCCGGCCCTGCCCTGATGTTCCAGATGAAGGGCGGTCTGACCTCTGCGGTCGCCGACTCCCACGCGGTGACCACGTCGTTCGCGAGCGCCTTGTACAGCCTGCTCCCCAACGACACCGACCTCACCGTCCTGGCGGGCGACGGCATGCGCGGCATCAACCTCGCCTTCATGGGCGGTGTCGCCCGCTACCACACCGCCCACGACGACATCGCCCACGTCAACGCCGGAAGCGTGCAGGACATGGGCGACACGGCCCTCGCCGCCGTGCGCTCGGTGGGCGCCGCCGACCTCGCCGAGGACGAACCCGATGGCACCTTTTTCTCCCTGTTCGGCAAGGTCATCTCCTACCCGGGCTGGCTCACCCTGCCCCTGGCCCTCGTCTCACTCGGGGCCCTCTCCCTGGTCCTGATCCGCGGCCGGCGTCACGGACTGCGTCCCTCCCGCGCCGGGCTCGCCGCGGGCTCGCTCACCGCTGTGCTCCTCGCGGCCGTGGGGGTCGGCTTCGGCGGATGGTGGATGCTGAGCACGCTCCAGCCCGCGTTCACCTTCGGCGTCGGGGCCGTCTATCACCCGGGGCCCTATCTTCTGGCGGCGTCGTTCCTGATGGTGGCGGTCCTCCTCCTCTGGTACCGGTGGGCGCGACGCCGTATGTCGTCCGTGGAGGCGAGCACCGGCGTCCTCGGCTGGTTCGTGGCGCTCGCCCTGATCAGCGCCGTGCTCCTCCCCGGGGGCGCCTATCTGTTCACCTGGCCGGCCCTGATCGGTCTGGGTGCGGTGGCCGCGACGCTGCATGCCGGCCGGCACTCCCCGCTGCATCCGCTGGCGACAGCCGCTTCGGCCCTGCCCGCCACCGTGCTCCTGACCCCGGTCTCGGTGCTGGTGACGACCGCGGTCGGGCTCGGGCTGGGCGCTGCTCCCCTGCTGATGGTGACGCTGCTCGCCGCCACGGCGCTCCCCCTCGTCGAGCCTTCGCCGAGCCGCCGCGTCTGCGCGGCGCTCGGGGCGGGCCTGCTCGTCAGCGCGACGGCAGCGGCGGCCGTCGCCGCTTCCATGAACGGGTACACCGACAGCAACCCGCGCCCGGTCAGCCTCGCGTATGCCTGGGAGTCCGACACCGGAACGGCCAGCTGGCTCAGCCGCGGCGGGCGGGAGCAGCCAGTTGTGGGGCGGCTGCTGGACGACGGGCCCGAGCAGCTGGACGACCGGATACCGTCCCTCGCGGGGGTGCCGCTCCACCACGGCCGAGCGCTCAAAGCCCCCGATGTTCCCGAACCCCGCATCAGGCGTACCGCCCCCGACGACATCGACCGCGTCACCGGCCGGCGCACCGTACACCTTCGCCTGACCGTTCCCGACGACACCTACCTGGTGGACGTGTTCGCGAACACCGCCACACACATGGTGCGGGGCGCCACGGTCGACGGCGTGGACATCGATGCGGGCAGGACCTCGCTCACCAAACCCTGGGGCTGGGGATTCCGCTACGCGGCCCCCTCCGACAAGGGCATGGACCTCACGATCCGGTCCGCGGGCAGCGGCCCCCTGCGCATCCGCGCCGTGTCCCTCACCTCCGGCCTCCCGGACGGTGTCCACGCCCCTCGGCTCCCGTCGAACGCCAGTTGGGCCGGCTGGCCGGTGCTGTCGGGGCAGACCATCGCCGTACGGACCTTCACATTCTGA
- a CDS encoding aminotransferase has product MRLRSQTVEQGDSPISAAYDLIEGHLGEGKLLDLAQAAPQYPPAPVVSEYVADLVRRGGGSEYTEVPGLPQLRAATAEDLSEAYAGRVAPENVVVTAGCNQAFSLVASALAGPGDEVVLALPYYFNHDMWLRMNGITPVYLEPDEDLVPRAARAGPLITGRTRAIVLITPGNPTGVTMPPEEIAAFATLAARHDIALVVDETYRSFRSTDRPAHDLFADPAWTRTVVSLHSFSKDLALPGYRVGAVVASAELNREVCKLLDCVAVCAPRIGQEAAWAGLTKAGRWRTERARELARQRAWLTEAMAERPGGFELLSCGGFFGWLRHPFADRSTEDVVGSLVRDHGVLVVPGTAFLPEDRRTLRVSVSNADPAAISELVVRLRDMGAAGPRPA; this is encoded by the coding sequence ATGCGGCTGCGGAGTCAGACGGTCGAGCAGGGCGACTCGCCCATCAGCGCTGCCTACGACCTGATCGAAGGGCACCTGGGGGAGGGAAAGCTGCTCGATCTCGCGCAGGCGGCACCGCAGTATCCGCCGGCTCCGGTCGTCAGCGAGTACGTGGCCGACCTCGTCCGTCGGGGAGGCGGCAGTGAGTACACGGAGGTGCCCGGACTCCCGCAGCTGCGGGCCGCGACGGCCGAGGACCTGAGCGAAGCGTACGCAGGGCGAGTGGCCCCGGAGAACGTCGTCGTCACCGCGGGGTGCAACCAGGCGTTCTCGCTGGTCGCCTCGGCGCTGGCCGGCCCGGGCGACGAAGTCGTGCTGGCGCTGCCGTATTACTTCAACCACGACATGTGGCTCCGCATGAACGGCATCACGCCGGTGTATCTGGAGCCCGACGAGGACCTGGTGCCCCGCGCGGCACGGGCCGGGCCGCTGATCACCGGGCGGACGCGCGCGATCGTGCTGATCACCCCGGGGAACCCGACGGGGGTGACGATGCCGCCCGAGGAGATCGCCGCGTTCGCGACGTTGGCGGCACGGCACGACATCGCCCTGGTGGTGGACGAGACGTACCGCTCGTTCCGGAGCACCGACCGGCCGGCGCACGACCTCTTCGCCGACCCGGCCTGGACACGGACCGTGGTGAGCCTCCACTCGTTCTCGAAGGACCTTGCTCTGCCCGGCTATCGGGTCGGGGCCGTCGTGGCGTCGGCCGAGCTCAATCGTGAGGTGTGCAAACTCCTCGACTGTGTGGCGGTCTGCGCCCCGCGGATCGGTCAGGAGGCGGCGTGGGCGGGGCTGACGAAGGCCGGCCGGTGGCGGACCGAGCGTGCGCGGGAACTCGCACGCCAGAGGGCGTGGCTGACCGAGGCGATGGCCGAGCGCCCGGGTGGGTTCGAACTGCTGTCGTGCGGTGGGTTCTTCGGCTGGCTCAGGCACCCCTTCGCGGATCGTTCGACGGAGGACGTCGTGGGTAGTCTCGTGCGCGACCACGGCGTGCTGGTGGTCCCGGGAACCGCCTTCCTGCCGGAGGACCGCCGGACCCTGCGCGTGAGCGTCAGCAATGCCGATCCTGCGGCCATCTCCGAACTCGTGGTCCGTCTGCGGGACATGGGGGCCGCAGGGCCCCGACCGGCGTAG
- a CDS encoding MbtH family protein has translation MNPFDDPDGTFHVLVNDEEQYSLWPTALEVPPGWSISHEADTRQGCLDYIEVTWTDLRPRSARRDEAGAGREPARRGGGA, from the coding sequence ATGAATCCGTTCGACGATCCCGACGGCACCTTCCATGTGCTCGTGAACGACGAGGAGCAGTACTCCCTGTGGCCGACGGCGCTGGAGGTTCCGCCCGGGTGGAGCATCAGCCACGAGGCGGACACACGCCAGGGGTGTCTCGACTACATCGAGGTGACCTGGACGGATCTTCGGCCGCGCAGCGCCCGCCGTGACGAAGCCGGAGCCGGCAGGGAACCGGCGCGGCGCGGCGGAGGCGCTTAG
- the vioC gene encoding arginine beta-hydroxylase, Fe(II)/alpha-ketoglutarate-dependent, with product MNKLTLTAHDRTAVAPLLSDITARWTTIEDPVLLRQAPLLARRLPARLLEFLEDHRLREPAALCLVSGFEVDEEEIGPTPGHWRGSHVGSPTLRYEVFFLLCASVLGDVFGWATQQDGRIMHDVLPIKGHEHYELGSNSLQHLSWHTEDAFHPCRGDYVALMCLKNPDAVETTVCDAGDLDWSGLDVDALFEPAFTQMPDNSHLPVNSTSTGDPTIQRLREGSFKTIESWNANPVKRPVLFGDRANPYMVLDPYHMKTEGWTERSLTAYTGLCDEIESKMKGIALERGDCAFIDNFRAVHGRNSFRARYDGSDRWLKRLNITRNLRGSRAWRPAADHRVIY from the coding sequence ATGAACAAGCTCACGCTGACGGCGCACGACCGTACAGCAGTTGCCCCGCTGCTCAGCGACATCACTGCCCGGTGGACCACCATCGAGGACCCGGTTCTGCTGCGCCAGGCTCCGCTGCTCGCCCGGAGGTTGCCCGCGCGTCTTCTGGAGTTCCTTGAGGACCACCGGCTGCGGGAGCCGGCGGCCCTCTGTCTGGTCTCCGGTTTCGAGGTGGACGAGGAGGAGATCGGGCCGACACCGGGGCACTGGCGCGGCAGCCACGTCGGCTCGCCCACGCTGCGCTACGAGGTCTTCTTCCTGCTGTGCGCCTCGGTGCTGGGCGACGTGTTCGGCTGGGCGACCCAGCAGGACGGCCGGATCATGCACGATGTCCTGCCCATCAAGGGCCACGAACACTACGAGCTCGGCTCGAACAGCCTTCAGCACCTGTCCTGGCACACCGAGGACGCGTTCCACCCCTGCCGCGGCGACTACGTCGCCCTGATGTGCCTGAAGAACCCCGATGCCGTCGAGACGACGGTCTGCGACGCGGGCGATCTCGACTGGTCCGGCCTGGATGTCGACGCGCTCTTCGAGCCCGCCTTCACCCAGATGCCCGACAACTCCCACCTGCCCGTGAATTCGACATCAACGGGCGATCCCACCATCCAGCGGCTGCGCGAGGGCAGCTTCAAGACCATCGAGTCGTGGAACGCGAACCCCGTCAAGCGGCCCGTCCTTTTCGGTGACCGGGCCAATCCCTATATGGTCCTCGACCCCTACCACATGAAAACCGAGGGCTGGACCGAACGCTCGCTGACGGCTTATACCGGGCTGTGCGACGAGATCGAATCCAAGATGAAGGGCATCGCCCTCGAACGGGGCGACTGCGCTTTCATCGACAATTTCCGGGCAGTGCACGGCCGTAACTCCTTCCGGGCCCGCTACGACGGCAGTGATCGCTGGCTCAAGCGCCTGAACATCACGCGCAACCTCCGCGGTTCGCGGGCCTGGCGCCCTGCCGCGGACCACCGGGTCATCTACTAG
- the vioD gene encoding capreomycidine synthase: MELPLAKLEEWMRRYYHVVDHDIGSSGVRDLTVGELCHIADFDLAELADLPFHDSEPLGGRNLRAALADRWTGGDSERVMVTHGSSEAIWLVMQTLVRPGDDVIVVDPAYQQLHDIAVARGCRLRRWDLSSGDGFAADTDRLRKLVAAERPRMIVVNFPHNPTGITITREQQDELIEIAAAAGAWLVWDNAFGELTYEGDTLPLPHDRYARSLSFGTFSKSYGLAGIRTGWCLAPPEMLAEMAYLRDYVALYVSPVLEFFAERAVRKADRIVAMQRAHAGQNRELLLAWAGEHPDRVRLTPPAGGVSALVELRGVQDVTEVCRRLAEEYRTLLIPGECFGDAYRNHVRLGFGGTRAELTAGLANLDVLLKS, from the coding sequence GTGGAACTGCCACTCGCGAAGCTCGAAGAATGGATGCGGCGCTACTACCACGTGGTCGACCACGACATCGGCAGCAGCGGAGTCCGGGACCTGACCGTCGGCGAGCTGTGTCACATAGCCGACTTCGACCTGGCCGAACTGGCGGACCTTCCCTTCCACGACAGTGAGCCCCTGGGAGGGCGGAATCTGCGCGCCGCGCTGGCCGACCGCTGGACCGGCGGCGACAGCGAGCGCGTGATGGTCACCCACGGGTCCAGCGAGGCTATCTGGCTCGTCATGCAGACCCTGGTGCGCCCCGGTGACGATGTCATCGTGGTGGATCCGGCCTACCAGCAGCTGCACGACATCGCGGTGGCCCGCGGCTGCCGCCTGCGCAGGTGGGACCTCTCCAGCGGCGACGGCTTCGCCGCCGACACGGACCGGCTCCGGAAGCTGGTGGCGGCGGAGCGGCCACGCATGATCGTGGTCAACTTCCCGCACAACCCGACGGGCATAACCATCACCCGCGAACAGCAGGACGAGCTGATCGAGATCGCGGCCGCCGCCGGCGCATGGCTCGTGTGGGACAACGCCTTCGGCGAACTCACCTACGAAGGCGACACACTGCCCCTGCCGCACGACCGGTACGCACGCAGCCTGTCCTTCGGTACGTTCTCGAAGAGCTACGGCCTGGCCGGCATCCGCACCGGCTGGTGTCTGGCGCCCCCCGAGATGCTCGCCGAGATGGCGTACCTGCGCGACTATGTGGCGCTCTACGTCTCACCGGTGCTGGAGTTCTTCGCGGAACGGGCCGTCCGCAAAGCGGACCGCATTGTCGCCATGCAGCGCGCACATGCCGGTCAGAACCGGGAACTCCTGCTCGCATGGGCGGGCGAGCACCCCGACCGCGTGCGGCTGACACCTCCCGCCGGCGGCGTCAGCGCGCTCGTCGAACTGCGCGGCGTTCAGGACGTCACCGAGGTGTGCCGCCGGCTCGCCGAGGAGTACCGCACGTTGCTGATTCCCGGGGAGTGTTTCGGGGACGCGTACCGCAACCACGTCCGGCTGGGCTTCGGAGGCACCCGTGCCGAACTCACGGCGGGACTGGCCAACCTGGATGTACTGCTGAAGTCGTAG